Proteins encoded within one genomic window of Arachis ipaensis cultivar K30076 chromosome B08, Araip1.1, whole genome shotgun sequence:
- the LOC107614076 gene encoding uncharacterized protein LOC107614076, whose translation MTAMYEYGSSSEPSFSTATQDSSADDDFSTEYLQDALLEFGDRSKRRRLLPNVDNHHDQQYSKTSSSDLEKSLWNLNPTYCMSQNIESIFGLSDEDIISTFWSRIMREEAKILVEEETTTSTNTILSGEMEFMYKRLEHEAEEKAQALKEIRETVNHRNHIDGSVKLIGTSLFS comes from the exons ATGACAGCAATGTATGAATATGGGAGTAGTAGTGAACCATCATTCTCAACTGCTACTCAGGATTCTTCTGCTGATGATGATTTCTCAACAGAGTATCTTCAAGATGCTTTGCTTGAATTCGGGGATCGTTCCAAACGTAGGCGCTTGCTGCCAAATGTTGACAATCATCATGATCAACAATATTCCAAGACTAGTAGTAGTGATCTTGAAAAG AGCTTGTGGAACTTGAACCCCACATACTGCATGAGCCAGAATATAGAAAGTATTTTTGGACTTTCAG ATGAGGACATAATAAGCACATTTTGGAGTAGAATAATGAGAGAGGAAGCAAAGATTCTTGTAGAAGAAGAGACAACAACAAGTACTAATACCATATTATCAGGGGAAATGGAATTCATG TACAAAAGATTGGAGCATGAAGCAGAAGAAAAGGCACAAGCCCTGAAGGAGATTAGAGAGACAGTGAATCACAGGAATCATATAGATGGCAGTGTGAAATTGATTGGTACTTCATTATTTAGCTAG
- the LOC110266087 gene encoding transcription initiation factor TFIID subunit 11-like produces the protein MATKPNGGGVGKEKKTSTSSNSSQISNTTKRTPIKATTTSKEKSTTTSDKNGPNSLKSKGTQIPKLTVKPNNDPSSNNNNSKPIRRSSFDKPIPPSEAQLKKQPSPSRQQLVSPGPRDRPISVKKSIGPVKSITNITTSKSRPITSSNVKEATKTSVGGGAKSGAKKSVSSISLTNTKKVVGSTKVAKSSSSTKKDGEDIFLEKLDKVGNNEEEVKEAINEEKEEVINILDNYQENNIDNLSDIEFYDDQNDHDLVHDHDNYHDQKVEEYDDQVQTQDEDNKEKNYFNIIRRRRTRKRRRKTRI, from the coding sequence ATGGCAACAAAACCTAATGGTGGTGGTGTTGGAAAGGAGAAGAAAACTTCAACATCTTCAAATTCTTCTCAAATCTCAAACACAACAAAAAGAACCCCAATAAAAGCAACAACTACCTCTAAAGAAAAGTCAACAACAACCTCAGATAAAAATGGTCCAAACAGCCTCAAATCCAAAGGTACTCAAATACCAAAACTCACAGTAAAGCCCAATAATGACCCTTCTTCAAATAACAATAATAGCAAGCCCATTAGAAGAAGTTCTTTTGATAAGCCCATTCCACCATCTGAGGCCCAACTCAAGAAACAACCTTCTCCTTCGAGACAACAGCTTGTTTCCCCAGGCCCAAGAGACAGGCCCATATCAGTTAAAAAATCCATTGGGCCTGTTAAGAGTATCACTAATATTACCACTTCTAAGTCCAGGCCCATTACTAGTAGTAATGTTAAGGAAGCAACAAAAACTAGTGTTGGTGGTGGTGCTAAAAGTGGTGCCAAGAAAAGTGTCTCTTCAATTTCTTTAACAAATACTAAGAAGGTTGTTGGCTCAACAAAGGTTGCAAAGAGTAGTTCCTCAACAAAGAAGGATGGTGAAGATATTTTTTTAGAGAAGTTGGATAAAGTTGGAAATAATGAGGAAGAAGTTAAGGAAGCtataaatgaagaaaaagaagaggtgATAAATATATTGGATAATTATCAAGAAAATAATATTGATAATTTGTCTgatattgaattttatgatgatcAAAACGACCATGATCTTGTTCATGATCATGACAATTATCATGATCAGAAGGTCGAAGAATATGACGATCAAGTTCAAACTCAAGACGaggataataaagaaaaaaattatttcaacatcatcagaagaagaagaacaagaaaaagaagaagaaaaacaagaatatga
- the LOC107614161 gene encoding superoxide dismutase [Fe], chloroplastic (The sequence of the model RefSeq protein was modified relative to this genomic sequence to represent the inferred CDS: added 41 bases not found in genome assembly) has translation MLLPLPSTTTPTSSPFLSHHPNGLKSSSISGASKLSNKERRFIRKLGLAKISATFELKPPPYPLNALEPIMSQETLEYHWGKHHRTYVENLNKQIVGTDLDGLSLEEVIVNSYNRGDLLPAFNNAAQVWNHDFFWESMKPRGGGEKPSEDLLKLIDRDFGSFEGFVNEFKTAAQTQFGSGWVWFAYKDSRLDVGNAVNPLRSDEDKKLVVVKSPNAVNPLIWGYYYPLLTIDVWEHAYYIDFQSRRPDYISMFMDKLVSWEMVNSRFEKAKAVVEQMEREDERKRKLEEQRFRTDEAPANAIFPDTDAAAE, from the exons GCCTTTTCTTTCCCACCATCCAAATG GGTTAAAAAGTTCAAGCATTTCTGGTGCTTCCAAATTATCAAACAAAGAg AGAAGATTCATAAGGAAACTTGGACTTGCTAAAATCTCTGCAACATTTGAGTTGAAACCACCACCATATCCATTG AATGCTTTGGAGCCCATTATGAGCCAGGAGACGCTTGAGTACCATTGGGGGAAGCACCACAGGACTTACGTAGAAAATCTGAACAAGCAAATTGTTGGAACGGATTTAGATGGGCTATCGCTCGAGGAAGTTATAGTTAATTCGTACAACAGGGGTGATTTACTCCCTGCTTTCAACAATGCGGCACAG GTGTGGAATCATGATTTCTTCTGGGAGTCCATGAAACCTCGCGGTGGTGGTGAAAAACCATCAGAGGATCTTCTAAAACTGATTGATCGAGACTTTGGTTCTTTCGAAGGATTTGTTAATGAGTTCAAGACTGCTGCTCAAACACAGTTTGGTTCAGGATGGGTTTGGTTTGCAT ACAAAGACAGCAGACTTGATGTTGGAAATGCGGTAAATCCTCTTCGATCCGATGAGGATAAAAAGCTAGTCGTGGTGAAGAGTCCCAATGCCGTGAACCCCCTTATTTGGGGCTATTATTAT cCGCTTCTTACCATCGATGTTTGGGAG CATGCTTACTACATTGATTTTCAG AGTCGGCGACCTGATTATATATCGATGTTCATGGACAAACTTGTTTCTTGGGAAATGGTTAACTCAAGATTCGAAAAAGCCAAGGCCGTAGTCGAACAGATGGAGCGAGAGGACGAGAGGAAAAGAAAACTGGAAGAACAGAGATTCAGAACCGATGAAGCTCCGGCCAATGCAATATTTCCTGATACTGATGCTGCTGCTGAATGA